The genomic interval AGCCTGAAGGCGGTCGTGCTGGCCGCCCAGGCCATTCGGGCCGGCGACGGCAATTTGCTCGTGGTGGGCGGCGTGGAAAGCATGAGTCGAACGCCGCACCTCGTCGACGGCCGCATGAACCAATTGCGCTTCGGCAACACCCAACTCAGAGACGCCTTGCTCGTCGATGGATTGTGGTGCGCATTTGAGAACTGGGCGATGGGCAGCGCAGCCGAGTTCATCGCCGATGAATACCAAGTGACGCGCGAAGCGATGGACCGCTACGCGCTGGCGAGTCACCAGAAAGCGGTTGCCGCGATCGACGGCGGCAAGTTTGAGGCGGAAATCGTGCCGGTGGCCGTCACGGGGCGTTCCGGGGAGACGACGGTCACCCACGACGAAGCGCCCCGCCGCGATACGTCGCTGGACGCACTGCGCAGGCTCCGCCCCGCCTTCAAATCCGGCGGCCGGGTGACGGCGGGCAACGCCCCGGGCCTGAACGACGCGGCCGCGGCCCTGGTCATCGCCAGCCAGGCAACGGCACAGGCCATTGGCGCCCGGCCCCTGGCCCGTATCGCCGGGTATGCGCAGGCAGCCGTTGAGCCCAAATACATCTTCGACGCTCCCGCCAAAGCCATTCCGCGTCTGCTCAAGAAGCTGGGGTGGACACTTGACGATGTCGATCTGCTGGAGGTGAACGAAGCCTTTGCGGCTCAGATCTTGGGAAACGGGTACGCGCTCGCCGACGAGGGCTGGAACTGGGAGAAGGTCAACGTGAACGGGGGCGCCATTGCGTTGGGTCACCCGCTCGGCGCCACCGGTGCGCGCATCTTGACGACGTTGTTATACGCGCTCAAGGATCGTGGCCTGCGGCGCGGCATCGCGTGTCTCTGCTTAGGCGGTGGGGAGGCCGTGGCCGTCGCCGTCGAAATGGCCACGTGAGCGGACCATGGAGAGGAACCTCAATCTCCTGATCATCGGAGCCGGCCCGTACGGCCTGGCGATGGCGGCGTACGCCGGGCATCTCGGCATCGATCACGTGATCGTCGGGAAGCCGATGGAATTCTGGAAGGCCAACATGCCCGAGGGCATGTACCTGCGCTCAACCAGTGATTGGTCGCTGGACCCGGTGGGGGTCCATTCGCTTGAGAACTATCTGGCGATGCAAGGGGCGACTCCCGGCGATGCCGAGCCCCTCTCCCTCCAATTCTACTTGGCCTATGCGCAGTGGTTTCTGGAACAGAAGCGAATCGACGCGATACCCACCCTGATCCGACGGCTCGACTGGTCGGGCGGGGCGGATCGCCAGATTCACGCGACGCTGGACGATGGCCGGGTCATCCGCGCGAGACACGTCGTGATTGCCGTGGGCTTCAAGTACTTCAAGTACCTGCCCCCGGAGATGGTCGAACGCGTCCCCGAGGGGCGCTATTCGCATACCTGTGATCGTATCGATTTCCGGGATCTACGAGGGAAGCGCTGCCTCGTC from bacterium carries:
- a CDS encoding thiolase family protein, with product SLKAVVLAAQAIRAGDGNLLVVGGVESMSRTPHLVDGRMNQLRFGNTQLRDALLVDGLWCAFENWAMGSAAEFIADEYQVTREAMDRYALASHQKAVAAIDGGKFEAEIVPVAVTGRSGETTVTHDEAPRRDTSLDALRRLRPAFKSGGRVTAGNAPGLNDAAAALVIASQATAQAIGARPLARIAGYAQAAVEPKYIFDAPAKAIPRLLKKLGWTLDDVDLLEVNEAFAAQILGNGYALADEGWNWEKVNVNGGAIALGHPLGATGARILTTLLYALKDRGLRRGIACLCLGGGEAVAVAVEMAT